In Dromaius novaehollandiae isolate bDroNov1 chromosome 29, bDroNov1.hap1, whole genome shotgun sequence, the DNA window ATCTTAAGATGCCTCTTTGGCTTTCTCCCAGGATGTAATAGCTCTGCCTGTTGCAGGACAATAATGGCTGTTATAAACTCTAAAGAAACTGTTTAAGCAGTTGGACTGACCTAAAACACTTGCTGGACCCTTGTTAGCAGGCATTCTtattaaaacaaacttttgaGCCTCTTGTATCGCTGGAAACTTTCGACTCTACTCCAGTCTAGAGCATCCTCCTTACCTATGCTAtggatttaatttattttcttatttcatgtacactgcttttttttgttacagtgtATGATGGATGTGTATGGAAAATGTATCTTTGGAGAAAAATTACAGTTTGTTAATTTGAAGATGCTGGTCTGACTAattttttccaagctgctgctgggtgGAATTCTACCctctgctggcagcagcatgGAGCAAACCAGTGTGCAGTGGCCTCGCCACGCTGCATCTTCAACGCCGCCCTGGGCTGGCtcagccgcggggcagcgcgtggaGCGGAGGGCCTGCGGAAGGGCCGTGTTGGAGGTGGGGGTAGAGGAATGGCCAAAGGCTGCTCGGTGTCAACACTTCTGCGATTTTCATGGACAAGCCACGTGGGAAAGTCTGGTACAAACTTTCCTGGAAGAAAGAAACCCTTCTTTCCAAGCAACTAAGGAGCAGGGCTTCCAGCCCTCTTCTCCTCTAGATCAAGAACAGACTTTTCTCTTTATAAACTGCAAACTTTTACACCTTGGGAAGCAGAGATGGGAAGATCTGTAACGGTTACCTGTGTCCTGCTGCGGATGAATGGTTTGTATGTGCATCTAAGGGCTGCCAGCTCTCACTGCGAACTGTTCTCTTCAGTGTCCTGTTACTGAGCAGTGAGACAGAGATGAGCAGAGGCTCAGCTGTGATAAACTGGGAGCTAGCTGCGGCAGTTTTTGCCTGTCTCTCCCTGCTAAACGCGTGGGGTGGGAGAGGTGGGTGAGCAAGCTGACTGTTGTAGAAGACAAGCCTGTATTTATGCATCTGCACCGTGGTGCTGGTGACTTGAGCATGGCAACTGGTTAATTACGATGCTAAGCAGTGTCCTGTAGCTCGACTCCATTTCATTAAAAGCGGGATCTCCTTTGCTGGCACAGTCCTGTGCGCTCAGCTATGCAAGATCAGCCCTTGACTCGGGACCTGTAACTGCTGAACTACAGACGAAGGCGGGCGCCAGGCTCGGGCCGGGAGCACTGTGTAAGCTGCGGCTCCGTGCTGCGCCGAGGCTGGTCTTGCTCAGAAGGGTTCGTGTCTGTGCTGCCTCGCTGTCCTCGGGGAGACTGACCGACCTGCGGTAGCAAGCGGCACCAGTGCTgtagatttatttattatttcctcCTGAATCTCGTGCCATCTTTCCCGGCCTGCTGCTCCCGCTCTGCTCGGCGGTACGGGGCTAAGCTGCAGCAGTTAACGGGAAGCCTTTGCGCAGTGGGCTCCAGTCATGCCCTGCTGCTCTGGTCCTGTTCCTTGCTTGCATCTCACCAACTCTGTATTTAGGTTGCTGGAAACAAATTTTGGTTTTATCGCCGCTCTAACTTTTGGTGTAAAGTCCTAGGCTGTAGGGCATAGCTGACTCATTTACTGTCAAATCCAACCATCAGTATTAATTCAttgtatttaaataaaagttattaGAAAATCAAAGGGACTCAGAAGTAGTCCATTATCTTATCCAGCAGCTGTTCTGCTCATTACGCTTTGCCCTGCTTCAAGCCTTGGAATAAAAAGATGTTTGAGAGGGGATTACTGATGGCTTTTCAGTGCTTGCTTCAGGGGAGGCTTCAGCCCCAGAAAGGCCATCTCAGGGTCTTGCTGAAGGACTGGGGAAGTCAGGGCAGCTCCTGGGTTCGTCATGCGGACGAGGGAGCAGCTCTCCCAGGGCCTGGACCAGAGCGAGCCGGGGGCTGCTGTGCGGGGCCCTGGGCCGGGCGGGGGAGGCGGAGGCCCCCCCGCTCTCCCGGCTCCTTCCCACCCTCTCTCCAAAGCACCAGCTGTGCAGGGGGGTCAAGGCAGGTTGATGAACGTTGTGTGAGGCACTGCCCAACTTCGCGGCGTTACTGTCCCTCTGGGTCCAGGCTCTCTGGTCCCTGTGTCTGCGGCTGAGCCTTCCTCGCTGCTCGAGCGCTTagggtttgttttccttctggagGATGTTCTTTGAGCTGGCCGGGATAGCTCGCAGCAGCGCTCGCTCCCGGGTCGTAGCTACTTTCCCAACAGGTCTGGCAGGATTCAGAGGGTCTGGGGTGTCCCTGGGGTTGGGGAGGAGAATGGAGCAGCAGTGCCAGGAGCATTGTCTGAACGCAGCTTTCCTGCTGCCTTTCTGTGCAGAAGACGGCCGAGGGGCAGCAGGGCTTCTCAGCAGGCCGCCTCCCCGCTTCGACTCTGCCCCAGCCTCCCCCCCGGGTAGATCAGTAACTTCGCGACGGGGCTGGCGGGGCTCTCTGCTTCTGGATAACGCACCCAGACAAGGTTAAGCATTAACTCAGCGTTGCAGGTGCGAAGGCCCCACGGGGGGGATTACTCCAAGCCCAGCGGTTCTGGAGACCAGTCTAACTGCTGAGCTGGCCTTTGAACCCACGTGGGAACGCTGTGGGCCTGACGGGAGCCCATGCGGTGCCCATATGACGGCCATACGGTGACACCCTCCTGCTCCCTTCTCTTCAGCGCTTtgagccccccccccacccggagATGGGCGCGCACAGGCCGGCGTTCGTCCCACCCCGGCCGTGGGAGCTCGTGTCCCCGCGGGggaacctaaccctaaccctgccCGCAGCCACGGTGCCGCGGGGACGTTTCTGCTCCTCGGCGGGACAGCGACCCCGAGGCTGgaagcacggcaggagcagcatgAGCCGGAGTCTGGCACTCGCCGCCTCGCGCTGCTGCGCGTCCCGTCTGTTCTCGCCTCCCCGAGCGGCAGCATCCGCCTCGTGCCGCGGCGGGTTCATCGCTAGTCACCAGCGCGTCGGCTTTGCAGTTCCCTTGTTTTGGCTTCCCGGGAAACGAGCCCTCGGCACCATCTGTCGCCTCCGTCGGCGACGCTCCCACAGCCTCCCCCTTCGGAGGCCGGGGCTGGAGGAGAGGCTGGCTAAGAGAAGCTGTCGGGATGCAGCGCCGGgcggagcgcaggctgcagccagcgggTCGCAATGTCCCCGAGACGGTGCCAAGGGCTGGGGTCTTCGGGGCCACGTCTGTTCAGCCAAAGAGCTCCCTGAGCCTCCGCTCTCCCCTGCTCGTACGGGTCTTCAGCTGTTGAGGGTCCCCTGGAAAGACTAAAGGGGATTTAAACCTGGCGGGAGGCCAAGAACCAGTAGCTTTTACCGAAGCCTTGTTCCTAACCTCACCAGCGGGACCCAGAGTCGCACTTGGCCCAGAACAAGCTGCAGCCAGCCGGGATCCCACCGCACGTGTTGTGCGTGAGCTGCTCCACGGCACAGGCACTTCGGCAGCGCGGAGGTCGGCAGCGCTCCTGCAAGCAGCACGCGGGaggccggggcgccccggggccgtcGCAGATTGGGGCGACCTGCTTTCCTTCGCTCTTGCCCCACTAGCAGTTTGCCGCTGCGGTCGGGCAGTTTCCAAGCACGCCGTCCCCGGCCCCGGCTCGTGAAGCTGCCGACCCCGGCTCGCTCAGCCCGGCTCACCTGGGCTTTGGGGCGGTTTAAGGAAGCCGAGCGCAGCCGACTGTGaccccccgcgccggcgccgTGGGGGCCAGTTCGGGCGCCAGCCTGGGAGCGGCGCCTCGCCACCGCAAGTCGCATCCTGTCGAGCGGCGCGAGGTGGAAATCGCCGCCACTTCCTAAGCCACCGTGTTCCTAAGCCACCGCGTTCCTAAGCCACCGCGGCAGCGGCGCCAGGGCCGGCCGTGTCCCTGCACACGGCGCTCAGCGTCGCCTCGGCCCCTGTCCGGACCGGGGCCACGGggccgctgcctccccgcgccgTCGAGGGCGGCTCGCTCGGCGCAGGCGGCTCcagcgcagcgctggggcacgAGCCCTGCTCCGGCTGCaacgcccggcccggccccagctcGATGCTGGTCCCCGGCTAAGACGCAGCGTTTCCTTGGGGCCGGTCCCCGAGCCCGCGACCGGAGGCGCTTGTGTCCCACCGTGGGCCAGCCCAGGCCGGGGCTGCCGAGCCCCTTTAGCTGCAAAATGGGGCAAATGCGTCAGTAACGGTgtgccagccccagcagcacacgcacacacgcgcacGGGCATGCACACACGCGCATGTACATGCAGccatacatatatgcacatgcatgtgcacatgtagacacacacacgcacgcgtgCACACACCTGCACATGTacatgcgcacacatgcacacacgtgccTGTACATGTAGCCACACATACCCatgcgtgtgcacatgtgcacgtAGGGACAcgcatgcgcacacacatgcacatgtacatgcacacacgtgcacacatgcacttgtagccacacacatacacatgtgtgcacgcatgcacacgtagggagacacacacacacacacacacacacacacacacacacacacacacacacacacacacacacacactctctctctctctctctctctctctctctctctcactcgcGCTCTCTCTCGCTCTCGGTGTCTCTGTCTCACTCTCCAGCCATACAGGAAACAAAATCTGCTTTCCGCAGCCTCACAGATCTGGGGCTCAGCCACATCCCGCAGCCGCAAGCAGGGCGGCAGGAGCCCCGGGGCCGAGCACCGAGCCCCGGAGCctcggggcagggggggggggggcctttcgGTGGCTCCCGCCCCGTTAGCCCGCGGGGCGCCCTGGCGCACTGCAGCCCCGGTGCCGTGAGCccgggcaggggcctggggaccctCGAACCGCCGCCGTCCCGCCGCTGTCCCGGAGGGCACCTCGGccagccccgggcggggggggcaaAGCGGAGACTCCCCCCGTGCCTGGACGGCGAGGCCGGaaaggcgccggggccggcggggccggggccgcccggggtgaggggccggggccgccccgtcgggccggggcgggggccgcggcgccgcccggggccggggccggtgagACGCCCGCCGGGCCGGTGCCGCTCCGtccccgggggccgcgccgccccctccgGATCTGGGCGgggagcgccggccccgccgccccctccggcCCGtccggccccgctcggccccgctcggctccgcgccgccgccgccgccgccgcatggggccccccgggccggcctgagcgccctgcagccccgccgcagccccccgaggAGCCGCGacggcagcggccgcggggccgggcccccccccgccgctgcccgccccgggcAGAGCCGGAGCCCCGGGCTGGACCCGCCGCAGCGAGGGACCGCTGGAAGCCGCCCCGGGGACGAGGACGCTGCGCCCCCCCGGGCAAAGGGCCTTCGCAGCCCCCCCGCTCGCCCCCCGGACTGACGGAGCTGGGACCCCCGGACGCCtggagagaccccccccccccccccgcttcacCGGAGCAAAGGACCTGGGACGCCCCGGCGCCCCGTCCCTGGGGCGAAGGACCCTTGGagagacccccagcccccccgggggggcgcaCGAGCCGCGCCTGCCCCCCTGGGGCCAAGCAGCCGGGGCTGCCGCatcgctccccccccccccggagccgaGGACGCCTGGAGACCCCTCGTCCGCCCGACGACGGGGGGGCaacagccccgcggccccccgctgcCGGGGACGCGctggcccccggccgcccccggccccgctccccctgctcctgcggccggggggggccgggccgccccgcggctgAGCTGGCCCTgagggcgcggggggccgcgggggggccgccccTGCCCCATGGCGGCCAAGTGGTTCAAGGAGTTCCCGGCCAGCCTGAGGCCGGCGTCGgagcgggcccggccgggcggcggtagCCTGGGCAAGCTGGGCGGCCCGGCGCGCAGGGagccgcccgggggggcccccccgggcaggAGCCGCAAGGActcggcggcggagccggggggctgccggggtgcCGGCCGGGACGGGGGCGGCCGGCTCTCGCGGGACAACCTGCAGGGCCTGCTGCAGGCCGCCGCCGGGAGGATGCGCAAGAACTCGCGGGCCGAGGGGGGGCCGCCGGAGCCCCCCGCCAAGGGCGGCGGCACCTACATCAACCGCCTCATCAAGGTGGAGGCCCACGAGAAGAACGGCAAGGGCtaccccggcgccggccccgcgccggccctcgAGCAGGACAAGGCCAAGAGCGCCAAGGCGGAGACGGTaagcgggggggggcgcggggggggggggcgacggcagccccgcggccccgcgcgcagGCGGCTCGTTAGCCCGGCTCACCCCAGCGTCTCGTTGGGGGGGGGGCGATGCCCGTCCTCCCCGGGCCCCGCCGACCCCTTCGCCCGGCGCTGGCGAAATAGGCGGTTACGTAAAGCTTTTTCCGGGAAGACACGGCGGGCGTGGGGGGGGGTCTTGGCCCTGCAAGCGCGCGGCCCCCACCACGGCGTCGCGGCCGCCCGGGGACTTTCacccgggccggggcagcgggggtgGCGCGTGGACAGGGGCGCTgagcccccccgcgccgcagGTCATCATCCTGGAGGACTACGCCGACCCCTACGACGCCAAGCGCACCAAGGGGCAGCGGGAGGCCGAGCGCCTGGGCGAGAACGACGGCTACATGGAGCCCTACGACGCCCAGCAGATGATCACAGGTGGGGCCGCCGGGAGCAGCGGGAAGCGGTTCCCACGGGCAGCGGGAAAAGCCGGGAATCGGTTCTCACAGCCGTCGGGAAAAGCGGGGAATCGGTTCCCACGGGCAGCGGGGAAGCGGCTCCCGCGGGCTTGCGGCGGCCCAGCACAccgggggctgcggcagggcgccgggacgggacgggccccCTGGGGGGGACGGGGCCCCCGCCGCGACCCCCCGCTCCACCCGCACAGCTGGAGGGAATAACAGGAAGTGAGTCGGCCGGAAGCTGGaaataaaagatttgctgctgaTGGTTTTTTTCCGTGCGGGGCGGCCCGGGCTCTTTGCGAGGCGCTGGGGGGCCagacggggcgggcggccgccggcggggaccCGGTGCACGGGCTGCGCTCGCCGCTCGCCCGGTGCCCCGACGCCGCCGCCCTGCGCCCCGCAGAGATCCGCCGCCGCGGCTCCAAGGACCCGCTGGTCAAAGCCGTCCTGCTGCTGGACGGCCCCGGCGAGGCCGGCGAGAAGCCGGAGCCGGCGGCCAAGCGCCCGGGGCCCAGGGAGGGGCCGGTTAAGGCCCCGCAGCTCTACGACACCCCCTACGAGCCGGGCGAGGGGCCGGCGGCGGAGCGcagggcgcgggcggccgagggGCGGCTGCCGGAGGACGACGAGCGCCCCGCCGCCGAGTACGAGCAGCCCTGGGAGTGGAAGAAGGAGCAGATCGTCAAGGCGCTGTCGGGTAGGGGGCCGGGGCgacggggggggggtggcggggcggccgcggggggctgacgccgcctccccccccccagtccaGTTCGAGGGCTCGGAGCGGCCCAAGGAGGAGGCGCCGCCGCGGCAGCATCTCCGCCAGAAGAGCTGGACCGCCAAGATGCTGAAGCCGGCGGCCCCGGAGCACGGCGAGGGCGAGCGGGTGGACCCCGCCGTGGCGCTGGAGAAGCAGCCGTGAGTGGCGGGGGggccccgagccgcggccgggccggcagtgctcccccccccccccccaccgccgctcAGCGCCGCCCCGGCTCTCCCGCAGCTGGTACCACGGGGCCATCACCCGCGCCGAGGCCGAGACCCGGCTGCAGCCCTGCAAGGAGGCCGGCTACCTGGTGCGGACCAGCGAGACCGGCAGCGGCAAGTACTCCATCGCCCTCAAGTGAGTGGCCCGGGGGTCTGGCCATGGGGGCGGGGTCCGGCCATGGGGGGGGGTCTGgccatggggggggtcccagccctggAGGTCCCATCCGGACCCTGGGCTGCCCGTGGGAGCCGcagcagcacagggagcagccgCATCCCGGGGGAATCGTGCCCCCCCACTCCCACGCCCCTTCCCGgtgcggggagggggcccaggcgtccgggccgggtagctgccctgctcgggggccgcggcgccggggcggccccctccccgcggcggcatTGTCGGCAGCGCCGGCGGCGTTTCCTTCCTGAGGAAGCGGAGCCCCCGGAGCCGAAACAATCGGAGCGGGGAGCGGGAACAAATAGAGGGCGGatcgggcggcggggcggcccgcggcgcccggcccccgctGACGCCCGCCGCGCCGCAGGACCAGCCAGGGCTGCGTCCACATCATCGTGGCGCAGACCAAGGACAACAAGTACACGCTGAGCCAGACGAGCGGCGTCTTCGCCAGCGTCCCCGAGGTCGTGCACTACTACTCCACCGAGAAGCTGCCCTTCAAGGGGGCCGAGCACATGGCGCTGCTGCACCCCGTGCACTGCAAGCTGCActagcgcccgcgccgccgccccgcgccctgtAACCGCCTCGGGAATAAAGGTGTTGGCTGAGAGGACGCGGGCtgccctggggcggggggggcgcagggatgggggctgccctggggggccAAGGCGGCCCCCGCGGGGAGGTCGCTGCGGGTGCAGAAAGGCACCGAGACCCTCCTGCTCCTGCGGCCCAAGCAGCGGGGTCCTCCCGCCCCGGCGGCTGCAGCGCGGGGGTGCTGGGCTCTGCACAGAGCACCCTGGGCCATGCAGCATGCAGCGAGCACCCTGCGCCAAGCACCCTGGGCCATGCAGCATGCAGCGAGCACCCTGGGCCCTGCACTGAGTGCCCTGGGCCATGCAGCATGCAGCGAGCACCCTGGGCCCTGCACCGAGtgccctgggctgtgcagcaTGCAGCGAGCACCCTGGGCCCTGCTCGGAGCACCCTGGGCCATGCAGCATGCAGCGAGCACCCTGCGCCGAGCACCCTGGGCCATGCAGCATGCAGCGAGCACCCTGGGCCATGCACCGAGTGCCCTGGGCCATGCAGCATGCAGCGAGCACCCTGGGCCCTGCACCGAGtgccctgggctgtgcagcaTGCACCATGCCCCATGTACCGAGCACCCCGCGCTGAGCACCCCGCGCTCGTTGCCGGCTCGGGACACGGTGGTCGCCAGGCCCCCACCACCTCGTGGCTGGAGCTGCACGTTACCGGCTGGACGAGGCcatttttggagaggaaaaacaagcagCGTGGCCCAGCCGGTCCCTCGGGGAGCCGGGGGCCCCAGGGGCACGGGAGCTGCCGGCC includes these proteins:
- the SHE gene encoding SH2 domain-containing adapter protein E, with protein sequence MAAKWFKEFPASLRPASERARPGGGSLGKLGGPARREPPGGAPPGRSRKDSAAEPGGCRGAGRDGGGRLSRDNLQGLLQAAAGRMRKNSRAEGGPPEPPAKGGGTYINRLIKVEAHEKNGKGYPGAGPAPALEQDKAKSAKAETVIILEDYADPYDAKRTKGQREAERLGENDGYMEPYDAQQMITEIRRRGSKDPLVKAVLLLDGPGEAGEKPEPAAKRPGPREGPVKAPQLYDTPYEPGEGPAAERRARAAEGRLPEDDERPAAEYEQPWEWKKEQIVKALSVQFEGSERPKEEAPPRQHLRQKSWTAKMLKPAAPEHGEGERVDPAVALEKQPWYHGAITRAEAETRLQPCKEAGYLVRTSETGSGKYSIALKTSQGCVHIIVAQTKDNKYTLSQTSGVFASVPEVVHYYSTEKLPFKGAEHMALLHPVHCKLH